From Caulobacter segnis, a single genomic window includes:
- a CDS encoding MtnX-like HAD-IB family phosphatase, which produces MQVFCDFDGTIAKVDTTDLVLTRLADPSWEDLEGRWKRGEITAAECMRGQVALIGGDDAALDAVLDSVELTDGFVSFAAWCQANAVPLTVVSDGVDYFIARILGRHGLGHLPVIANRLAGEATARRLEQPWSRAGCAAGSGVCKCQAAARAEGGEDVPLLVFIGDGRSDFCVSGRADLLFARDALADYARSRAMPHHEFSDFHTITATLAGARQRLVRRAAV; this is translated from the coding sequence ATGCAAGTTTTCTGCGATTTCGACGGCACGATCGCCAAGGTGGATACGACCGACCTGGTGCTGACCCGGTTGGCCGATCCTAGTTGGGAGGATCTCGAAGGGCGCTGGAAGCGCGGCGAGATCACCGCGGCCGAATGCATGCGCGGCCAGGTCGCGCTGATCGGCGGCGACGACGCGGCGCTGGACGCCGTGCTCGACAGCGTGGAGCTGACCGACGGCTTCGTTTCGTTCGCCGCCTGGTGCCAGGCCAACGCCGTGCCCCTGACGGTGGTCAGCGACGGCGTCGACTACTTCATCGCGCGGATCCTGGGCCGCCACGGCCTGGGGCACCTGCCCGTCATCGCCAACCGCCTGGCGGGCGAAGCGACCGCCAGGCGGCTGGAGCAGCCCTGGTCCCGCGCCGGCTGCGCGGCGGGATCGGGCGTCTGCAAGTGCCAGGCCGCCGCGCGGGCCGAGGGCGGCGAGGACGTCCCCCTGCTGGTCTTCATCGGCGACGGCCGTTCGGACTTCTGCGTCTCCGGACGCGCCGACCTGCTGTTCGCCCGCGACGCCCTGGCGGACTACGCCCGCTCGCGCGCCATGCCGCACCACGAATTCAGCGACTTCCACACCATCACCGCCACCCTGGCCGGGGCGCGCCAGCGCCTCGTCCGGCGCGCGGCCGTCTGA
- a CDS encoding aspartate aminotransferase family protein, translating to MYDASSPALDEDSLRALEAQYCSYGDTVHYLPDPKFFTGCDGSFMYDARGREYLDLQMWYSAVNFGYRNPRLNAAVHHQLETLPQVASQYLHREKVELAAMIAQDAERKFGRKGRVHFNVGGAQAVEDSLKLVRNATGGKQLMFAFEGGYHGRTLGASAITSSYRYRRRYGHFGDRAQFIEFPYHFRGPKGMSKEEYGHACVQKFARLFETEYNGVLDVKTGQAEYAAFYVEPIQGTGGYVIPPMNFFVELKKVLDQYGILMVVDEIQMGMFRTGKLWSIEHFGVEPDVLVFGKALTNGLNPLSGVWAREELINPEIFPPGSTHSTFNSNPMGTSVALETLKMVSEVDYGAQVMEKGAYFLEGLKELQKRWPQIGDVDGLGLALRAEICEADGFTPNKALLNRMEEVAMSGELEVDGKTMGLILDVGGYHKNVITLAPSLEISKDEIDLALKLLDAVLRRCVD from the coding sequence ATGTACGACGCCTCCTCCCCTGCCCTCGACGAAGACAGCCTGCGCGCCCTTGAGGCCCAGTACTGCTCGTACGGCGACACGGTTCACTACCTGCCCGACCCCAAGTTCTTCACCGGCTGCGACGGCTCGTTCATGTACGACGCCCGTGGGCGCGAGTACCTGGACCTGCAGATGTGGTACTCGGCCGTCAATTTCGGCTACCGCAATCCGCGCCTGAACGCCGCCGTCCACCATCAGCTGGAGACGCTGCCGCAGGTCGCCAGCCAGTATCTGCATCGTGAAAAGGTCGAGCTGGCCGCGATGATCGCCCAGGACGCCGAGCGCAAGTTCGGCCGCAAGGGGCGCGTCCACTTCAACGTCGGCGGGGCCCAGGCGGTCGAGGACTCGCTGAAGCTGGTCCGCAACGCCACGGGCGGCAAGCAGCTGATGTTCGCCTTCGAGGGCGGGTATCACGGCCGGACGCTGGGCGCCTCGGCGATCACCTCGTCGTACCGCTATCGCCGCCGCTACGGCCACTTCGGCGACCGCGCCCAGTTCATCGAGTTCCCCTACCACTTCCGCGGCCCCAAGGGCATGAGCAAGGAAGAGTACGGCCACGCCTGCGTCCAGAAGTTCGCCCGCCTGTTCGAGACCGAATACAACGGCGTGCTCGACGTGAAGACGGGCCAGGCCGAGTACGCGGCCTTCTATGTCGAGCCCATCCAGGGCACCGGCGGCTACGTCATTCCGCCGATGAACTTCTTCGTCGAACTGAAGAAGGTCCTCGACCAGTACGGCATCCTGATGGTGGTCGACGAGATCCAGATGGGCATGTTCCGGACGGGCAAGCTCTGGTCGATCGAGCATTTCGGCGTCGAGCCGGACGTCCTCGTGTTCGGCAAGGCCCTGACCAACGGCCTCAACCCGCTGTCGGGCGTGTGGGCGCGCGAAGAGCTGATCAATCCCGAGATCTTCCCGCCGGGCTCGACCCATTCGACCTTCAATTCCAATCCGATGGGCACCTCTGTCGCCCTCGAGACGCTGAAGATGGTCTCCGAGGTCGATTACGGCGCCCAGGTCATGGAAAAGGGCGCCTACTTCCTGGAGGGCCTGAAGGAGCTGCAGAAGCGCTGGCCCCAGATCGGCGACGTCGACGGCCTGGGCCTGGCTCTGCGCGCCGAGATCTGCGAGGCTGACGGCTTCACGCCCAACAAGGCGCTGCTGAACCGCATGGAAGAGGTCGCCATGTCGGGCGAGCTCGAGGTCGACGGCAAGACCATGGGTCTGATCCTCGACGTCGGTGGCTACCACAAGAACGTCATCACGTTGGCGCCCTCGCTGGAGATCAGCAAGGACGAGATCGACCTGGCCCTGAAACTCCTGGATGCGGTGCTGCGTCGGTGCGTCGACTGA
- a CDS encoding arginase family protein, with translation MRRLSDRLTPVLLDLDGAFEDQGVLVEEALAAGGDQVAARDLGPALRLWSRPPALDALRDRLSRAAPSGPSLVFTGSGDFHHVSPLLIERAIAASWSGPVTVLHFDNHPDWVRFENGLHCGSWVGRAARLPGVAKVVTVGVCSRDVERPTPKGAHLDLIEDGRLEIYPYRAPDGGPALKVGSVTRPTVESLGEAAFVDLLAARIETDAVYVTIDKDVLRTADAATNWDQGRTSLSFLEAMLTRVLDEHRLIGADIVGDWTRPRYGGGLTAAVLKQAEALLDQPWTAPADAVRQVNEGVNRRLLRLFVQMAA, from the coding sequence GTGCGTCGACTGAGTGATAGACTGACGCCGGTGCTCCTGGACCTCGACGGCGCGTTCGAGGACCAGGGCGTCCTGGTCGAAGAGGCCCTGGCGGCCGGCGGCGATCAGGTCGCCGCCCGCGACCTGGGCCCGGCCTTGCGCCTCTGGAGTCGCCCGCCGGCCCTGGACGCGCTGCGCGATCGCCTGAGCCGCGCGGCGCCGTCCGGGCCCAGCCTGGTGTTCACCGGATCCGGCGACTTCCACCATGTCTCGCCGCTGTTGATCGAGCGCGCGATCGCGGCCTCCTGGAGCGGCCCCGTGACGGTCCTGCACTTCGACAACCATCCCGATTGGGTGCGGTTCGAGAACGGGCTGCACTGCGGCTCCTGGGTCGGGCGCGCCGCGCGCCTGCCCGGGGTGGCCAAGGTCGTGACGGTCGGCGTCTGCAGCCGCGACGTCGAACGGCCGACGCCCAAGGGCGCCCACCTGGATCTGATCGAGGACGGGCGCCTGGAGATCTATCCCTATCGCGCGCCCGACGGCGGGCCCGCGCTAAAGGTGGGCTCGGTCACGCGACCGACCGTGGAAAGCCTAGGCGAGGCGGCCTTCGTCGACCTGCTGGCCGCGCGCATCGAAACCGACGCGGTCTATGTGACGATCGACAAGGACGTGCTGCGCACGGCCGACGCCGCCACCAACTGGGACCAGGGCCGCACCAGCCTCTCGTTTCTCGAGGCCATGCTGACGCGTGTTCTGGATGAACACCGGCTTATCGGCGCCGACATCGTCGGGGACTGGACGCGGCCGCGCTATGGCGGCGGTCTGACGGCCGCGGTCCTCAAGCAGGCCGAGGCCCTGCTGGACCAGCCCTGGACGGCGCCGGCAGACGCGGTCCGACAGGTCAACGAAGGTGTCAACCGGCGTCTGCTGCGCCTTTTCGTGCAGATGGCCGCGTGA
- a CDS encoding EamA family transporter, producing MTSPVVSAAGLLAFCVAAEIARELCFKAAANDAHDAPNYALALALRPILWLGLAFWISEAICLVLTLEKVPLSVAYPITNLPYAGIPLAGALLFRERLTRAQVAGAALITAGVVLVGASGL from the coding sequence GTGACCAGTCCGGTCGTCTCCGCGGCGGGGTTGCTCGCCTTCTGCGTCGCCGCCGAGATCGCCCGCGAGCTGTGCTTCAAGGCGGCGGCCAACGACGCCCATGACGCGCCGAACTACGCCCTGGCGCTGGCGCTTCGGCCGATCCTCTGGCTGGGCCTGGCCTTTTGGATCAGCGAGGCGATCTGCCTGGTGCTAACCTTGGAGAAAGTCCCCCTGTCGGTGGCCTATCCGATTACCAACCTGCCCTATGCGGGCATTCCGTTGGCCGGCGCGCTGCTGTTTCGCGAACGGCTGACCCGCGCCCAGGTGGCCGGCGCGGCGCTGATCACCGCGGGCGTGGTGCTGGTGGGAGCGTCGGGCCTATGA
- a CDS encoding alpha/beta hydrolase, which translates to MTPIDRSFRLPSDSRRGVLLIHGLTGAPDEMKFLAKRLNRRGFDVMVPQLAGHGADMAALLRSSWRDWLRSVTDAYDAYRREVDEVFVAGICVGGALGLELAALRPDIAAAAVYSMTFEYDGWNMERWMKGAYLIQAVANLPLIRHISFAEPYPYGLKDERLRERVAKAPEGFIEGALDRLPFGALFQMYRLGRHLERVADRIAAPCLILHAREDDMSHPRNASRLKRALGERAEVRLLEDSYHMIHVDRERALVAEQTGTFFLSHSALERGDA; encoded by the coding sequence ATGACGCCGATCGACCGCAGTTTCCGCCTGCCGTCCGACAGTCGACGCGGCGTCTTGCTGATCCATGGCCTGACGGGCGCGCCGGACGAGATGAAGTTCCTGGCCAAGCGCCTGAACCGGCGGGGCTTCGACGTCATGGTTCCGCAGCTGGCGGGCCACGGCGCCGACATGGCCGCGTTGCTGCGCAGCAGCTGGCGCGACTGGCTGCGGTCGGTGACCGACGCCTACGACGCCTATCGCCGCGAGGTCGACGAAGTCTTCGTCGCCGGGATCTGCGTGGGCGGCGCCCTGGGCCTGGAGCTGGCGGCGCTGCGGCCGGACATCGCCGCGGCCGCCGTCTATTCGATGACGTTCGAGTACGACGGCTGGAACATGGAACGCTGGATGAAGGGCGCCTACCTGATCCAGGCGGTCGCCAACCTGCCGCTGATCCGCCACATCAGCTTCGCCGAACCCTATCCCTACGGCCTGAAGGACGAACGGCTGCGCGAGCGCGTCGCCAAGGCCCCCGAGGGCTTCATCGAAGGCGCGCTCGATCGCCTGCCGTTCGGGGCGCTGTTCCAGATGTACCGCCTGGGTCGCCATCTGGAGCGGGTCGCCGACCGGATCGCCGCGCCGTGCCTGATACTGCACGCGCGGGAGGACGACATGAGCCATCCCCGCAACGCTTCGAGGCTTAAGCGCGCCCTGGGCGAGCGGGCCGAGGTCCGGCTGCTCGAGGACAGCTATCACATGATCCATGTGGACCGGGAACGCGCCCTGGTCGCCGAACAGACCGGGACCTTCTTCCTGAGCCACTCGGCCCTGGAGCGCGGCGATGCTTGA
- a CDS encoding GNAT family N-acetyltransferase: MLESRVVETLAAVDRQAWDALFPHEVERYDYLAAVEAAGLEGFGFRYVLVEKDGRLVAAAPAFITRYALETTVDGAARSFLRGLGKIAPGLVALRLACLGSPCTETAQLGLAPEMRTGPERDALVRTLMSALEEAARRDRCGLVAVKDIPVPQADAWDAALERLGYHGVPGLPLADLAIDFPDIDAYVARLSPATRKDMRRKLRASASVRTEVRRDLTGLEDQVMALYAETHARGDLQFETLTPAYFTGVLARMGKRAACVLYVVDDRLLAANLVLIDQGILLDKFFCMAEAGRAHNLYFLSWFTNIGLCLDLGLTRYQSGQAAYANKLRLGSRLTPVTMRFRHRNRLVDAVLRLASPCWRPTSPKRPRRRRPRPPPRPRPCGRAGPGACCSWPCPCWGWPIRSAPRRPPRR; the protein is encoded by the coding sequence ATGCTTGAGAGCCGCGTCGTCGAGACCTTGGCGGCCGTCGATCGCCAGGCGTGGGACGCGCTGTTCCCGCACGAGGTCGAGCGCTACGACTATCTGGCCGCCGTCGAGGCCGCGGGCCTGGAAGGCTTCGGCTTTCGCTACGTGCTGGTCGAGAAGGATGGACGGCTGGTCGCGGCCGCCCCGGCCTTCATCACGCGCTACGCGCTGGAGACCACCGTCGACGGCGCCGCCCGGTCTTTTCTGCGCGGCCTCGGCAAGATCGCTCCGGGTCTGGTCGCTCTGCGTCTGGCGTGCCTGGGCTCGCCCTGCACCGAAACCGCCCAGCTGGGTCTCGCGCCCGAGATGCGCACGGGTCCGGAGCGCGACGCCCTGGTGCGGACGCTGATGTCGGCGTTGGAGGAGGCCGCCCGGCGCGACCGCTGCGGCCTCGTCGCCGTCAAGGACATCCCCGTCCCTCAGGCCGACGCCTGGGACGCCGCCCTGGAGCGGCTCGGCTACCACGGCGTTCCAGGCCTGCCGCTGGCCGATCTGGCGATCGACTTCCCCGACATCGACGCCTATGTGGCCCGCCTCTCCCCGGCGACGCGCAAGGACATGCGGCGCAAGCTGCGCGCCTCGGCGTCGGTGCGCACCGAGGTGCGTCGCGACCTGACCGGCCTGGAAGACCAGGTCATGGCGCTGTACGCCGAGACCCACGCGCGCGGCGACCTACAGTTCGAGACGCTGACGCCAGCCTATTTCACCGGCGTTCTGGCGCGTATGGGCAAGCGCGCCGCCTGCGTGCTGTACGTCGTTGACGACCGCCTGCTGGCCGCGAACCTGGTGCTCATCGACCAGGGGATTCTGCTCGACAAGTTCTTCTGCATGGCCGAGGCGGGGCGCGCGCATAATCTCTATTTCCTGAGCTGGTTCACCAACATCGGCCTGTGCCTGGACCTGGGACTGACGCGCTATCAGAGCGGCCAGGCGGCCTACGCCAACAAGCTGCGGCTGGGCAGCCGGCTCACTCCGGTCACGATGCGCTTCCGGCACCGCAACCGTCTGGTCGACGCGGTCCTGCGGCTGGCGTCTCCCTGCTGGCGCCCGACGTCCCCGAAGCGTCCGCGCCGCCGCCGCCCGCGCCCTCCCCCGCGCCCCCGACCTTGCGGGCGCGCTGGGCCAGGCGCCTGCTGTTCCTGGCCCTGCCCCTGCTGGGGCTGGCCTATCAGATCAGCGCCAAGAAGACCGCCGAGGCGATGA
- a CDS encoding MipA/OmpV family protein: MTSRLLRASTLAMTASLTLPAVALAAPADPGGWAVDAGLISRVRPDHLGASRYTDDVLPILEIDYGDRLSFSVDDGLKIAAWRGGDWSAGPVVEYRQSYNDRLPRGAFAMKDAIEAGGFLKRRTPIGELDLRVRKAIDGYGGWSGDMAFDTGGQISPRWKVGLEGRLSWADSSFSREYFGLRRDVVRPQSLPRFGQNDFYSAGVELDAARAIGPRLSLVATLSADRIIGEEWESPLLSSRNVITAGVGLTYRFGRLAGPGAP, from the coding sequence ATGACCTCGCGTCTTCTCCGAGCCTCGACCCTGGCGATGACGGCCAGCCTGACGCTTCCGGCCGTCGCCCTGGCCGCGCCCGCCGATCCGGGCGGCTGGGCCGTCGACGCCGGCTTGATCAGCCGCGTCCGCCCCGACCATCTGGGCGCCAGCCGCTATACGGACGACGTCCTGCCGATCCTGGAAATCGACTACGGCGATCGCCTGTCGTTCAGCGTCGACGACGGCCTCAAGATCGCCGCCTGGCGCGGCGGCGACTGGTCGGCGGGACCGGTGGTCGAGTACCGCCAGTCCTACAACGATCGCCTCCCCCGGGGCGCGTTCGCCATGAAGGACGCCATCGAGGCGGGCGGTTTCCTCAAGCGGCGCACGCCGATCGGCGAGCTGGACCTGCGCGTGCGCAAGGCCATCGACGGCTATGGCGGCTGGTCGGGCGATATGGCCTTCGACACCGGCGGCCAGATCTCGCCGCGCTGGAAGGTCGGCTTGGAAGGGCGTCTGTCCTGGGCCGACAGCAGCTTCTCTCGCGAGTACTTCGGCCTGCGCCGCGACGTCGTTCGCCCGCAGTCCCTGCCGCGCTTTGGCCAGAACGACTTCTACAGCGCGGGCGTCGAACTGGACGCCGCCCGGGCGATCGGGCCCCGCCTGTCGCTCGTCGCCACCCTCAGCGCCGACAGGATCATCGGCGAGGAATGGGAAAGCCCCCTGCTGTCCAGCCGCAACGTGATCACCGCCGGCGTCGGCCTGACCTACCGGTTCGGCCGTCTCGCTGGTCCAGGAGCGCCATGA
- a CDS encoding fatty acid desaturase family protein — translation MPSPAPRTRTGRVFRYTAWDLVPALLAYLHFALILAFFFAWPAMTWPERLAGATLYALAIGWNLDSVSHNFIHNPFFRSKTLNRITEFVLSFALGTPQTMYRFVHMRHHAGNSDRPGADGQTIDPISIYQYGADGKAEPMLPYVLLQFWRDDGPFTVARQIRAKRPDEARRALQEFWAMIALYGAMAIVNWRFVVFLAPFYYLGQSLSMLIAYYEHLGADPDEPMAMGVSTYGRIYNLLFLNNGYHAEHHYQPKRHWTQMKSLREATREEQARAGLRVLGPPHMFGFLDPATRKIATANKNHPS, via the coding sequence ATGCCTTCGCCAGCCCCGCGGACCAGGACGGGCCGCGTCTTCCGCTACACGGCCTGGGACCTGGTCCCCGCCCTTCTGGCCTATCTGCATTTCGCGCTGATCCTGGCGTTCTTCTTCGCCTGGCCGGCGATGACTTGGCCCGAGCGGCTGGCGGGCGCGACGCTGTACGCCCTGGCGATCGGCTGGAACCTGGATTCGGTGTCGCACAACTTCATCCACAATCCGTTCTTCAGGTCGAAGACGCTGAACCGGATCACCGAATTCGTGCTGAGCTTCGCCCTGGGCACGCCCCAGACGATGTATCGCTTCGTGCACATGCGCCATCACGCCGGCAATTCGGACAGGCCCGGCGCCGACGGCCAGACGATCGATCCCATCTCGATCTACCAGTACGGCGCCGACGGCAAGGCCGAGCCGATGCTGCCCTATGTGCTGCTGCAGTTCTGGCGGGACGATGGGCCGTTCACCGTCGCGCGCCAGATCCGCGCCAAGCGTCCGGACGAGGCGCGCCGGGCCCTGCAGGAGTTCTGGGCGATGATCGCCCTCTATGGCGCCATGGCGATCGTCAACTGGCGCTTCGTGGTCTTCCTGGCGCCCTTCTACTACCTGGGCCAAAGCCTCTCGATGCTGATCGCCTATTACGAACACCTGGGCGCCGATCCCGACGAGCCGATGGCGATGGGCGTGTCGACCTACGGCCGGATCTACAATCTTCTGTTCCTCAACAACGGCTACCACGCCGAGCATCACTATCAGCCCAAGCGCCATTGGACGCAGATGAAGTCCCTGCGCGAAGCCACGCGCGAGGAACAGGCCCGCGCGGGGCTGCGCGTCCTGGGTCCGCCGCACATGTTCGGCTTCCTCGACCCGGCGACCCGGAAAATCGCGACCGCCAACAAGAACCATCCGAGCTGA
- a CDS encoding TonB-dependent receptor has protein sequence MNFRQYALLGTALSGVLLAGAASAQDATPTGNDQVDAVVVTGFRKSLATALQTKRNDIRVSDGISAEDLGKFPSDNIAEAIQRIPGVQIQNVNGRGATISIRGLGPQYAKVTLNGQDFANPNFIDGFRFDIIQTELASAVQVYKSPTADMDMGGLAGTIDISTAKPLDINGQKLILSAKAQKAKLADGGVNPAFGLVYANQYLDGRLGVYAGVNYQELDDRADYAFMDRWYTASGAANEFSGTVATPAGTLVPRRFRYRRIDRTSERTQFNAGVEYKATDNLKLGFTGVYSKDATKYNVNQMVFGNFAKSSVTPVTIANGAATVVNLGNFTFDNNRQLEVRDLSTQAYTGYARWDLAPNWQANVIVHYTKGDGYLTEEAAIIEPRIASGSLDFSNPDNIKFTMSSAATDPSVYATSNLAWATYPNGAQNHQVTDSKSAQLDVKYEADWGVVSELQFGGKLKKEGFDRYVTRRDFFDDFFQYVPTYTTNNPKVTNFLDGAITGVNSWLTPDIEAYRKALAAKGVNVPAVYNPQDSYGLSRNVDSLYAMANLRGELGPVPFRANVGARYESTKQTVNANLTDGCDCDIQNVIGKLSTTTKYDDILPSANVVFDLTDSLILRLAAAKTLVRPILDSSSRLNTTQFEAKDSAGQTTVFVDQGSPTLKPLTAKNLDVSLEWYYGQGAGLSFGAFAKDVKNGTFTSLVCPTSWGNVNLTKSASTSDCVGANGKIYDITVTQNDPSVVKLRGYEINWQQSLDAWLPIEGFGIIANYTYVDPKYSATGFSLRNLSRKSGNLTGYWENDKFSTRVSANYRSAYEQNSVDSFFAREGHTIKSGVQVDFSASYNLNDHMTLTAAGQNLFNKKEEAYKNTPALWQETGVFGPSYQVSFIYKM, from the coding sequence ATGAACTTTAGACAATATGCCTTGCTTGGAACGGCCCTGTCGGGCGTTCTCCTGGCGGGCGCCGCGTCGGCGCAAGACGCCACGCCCACCGGCAACGATCAGGTCGACGCCGTCGTCGTCACCGGGTTCCGCAAGAGCCTCGCGACCGCGCTGCAGACCAAGCGTAACGACATCCGCGTCTCGGACGGCATCTCGGCCGAAGACCTGGGCAAGTTTCCCAGCGACAACATCGCCGAAGCCATTCAGCGCATTCCCGGCGTCCAGATTCAGAACGTCAACGGCCGCGGCGCCACGATCAGCATCCGCGGCCTGGGCCCGCAGTACGCCAAGGTGACTCTGAACGGCCAGGACTTCGCCAATCCCAACTTCATCGACGGCTTCCGCTTCGACATCATCCAGACCGAGCTGGCCAGCGCGGTGCAGGTGTACAAGTCGCCGACCGCCGACATGGACATGGGCGGTCTGGCCGGTACGATCGACATCAGCACGGCCAAGCCGCTCGACATCAACGGCCAGAAGCTGATCCTGTCGGCCAAGGCCCAGAAGGCCAAGCTGGCCGACGGCGGTGTCAATCCGGCCTTCGGTCTGGTCTACGCCAACCAGTATCTGGACGGGCGTCTGGGCGTCTATGCCGGCGTCAACTACCAGGAGCTGGACGACCGCGCCGACTACGCCTTCATGGATCGCTGGTATACCGCCTCGGGCGCGGCCAACGAGTTCTCGGGGACGGTCGCCACGCCCGCCGGCACGCTGGTGCCGCGCCGCTTCCGCTATCGCCGCATCGACCGCACGTCCGAACGCACCCAGTTCAACGCCGGGGTCGAATACAAGGCGACCGACAATCTGAAGCTGGGCTTCACGGGCGTCTATTCGAAGGACGCCACCAAGTACAACGTCAACCAGATGGTGTTCGGCAACTTCGCCAAGTCATCAGTGACGCCGGTCACGATCGCCAACGGCGCGGCCACGGTCGTCAACCTCGGCAACTTCACGTTCGACAACAACCGTCAGCTGGAAGTGCGCGACCTCTCGACCCAGGCCTATACGGGCTATGCCCGCTGGGACCTGGCCCCGAACTGGCAGGCCAACGTCATCGTCCACTACACCAAGGGCGACGGCTACCTGACCGAGGAAGCGGCGATCATCGAACCCAGGATCGCCTCGGGCTCGCTGGATTTCAGCAATCCCGACAACATCAAGTTCACGATGTCGAGCGCGGCGACCGATCCCAGCGTCTACGCCACCTCGAACCTGGCCTGGGCGACCTATCCGAACGGAGCCCAGAACCACCAGGTCACCGACAGCAAGTCGGCCCAGCTGGACGTCAAGTACGAGGCCGACTGGGGCGTCGTCAGCGAGCTGCAGTTCGGCGGCAAGCTGAAGAAGGAAGGCTTCGACCGCTACGTCACGCGTCGCGACTTCTTCGATGACTTCTTCCAGTACGTGCCGACCTACACAACCAACAATCCGAAGGTCACCAACTTCCTGGACGGCGCGATCACCGGCGTGAACAGCTGGCTGACGCCGGACATCGAAGCGTACCGGAAGGCGCTGGCCGCCAAGGGCGTGAACGTGCCCGCCGTCTACAACCCGCAGGACTCCTACGGCCTCTCTCGTAACGTCGACTCGCTCTACGCGATGGCCAATCTGCGCGGCGAGCTGGGGCCGGTGCCGTTCCGCGCCAATGTCGGCGCGCGTTACGAGTCGACCAAGCAGACGGTCAACGCCAACCTCACCGACGGCTGTGACTGCGACATCCAGAACGTGATCGGCAAGCTCTCGACCACGACCAAGTACGACGACATCCTGCCGAGCGCCAACGTGGTGTTCGATCTGACCGACAGCCTGATCCTGCGCCTGGCCGCGGCCAAGACCCTGGTCCGCCCCATCCTCGACAGTAGCTCCAGGCTTAACACCACCCAGTTCGAGGCCAAGGACAGCGCCGGCCAGACCACGGTCTTCGTCGACCAGGGCAGCCCGACCCTGAAGCCCCTGACCGCCAAGAACCTGGATGTCAGCCTGGAGTGGTACTACGGCCAGGGCGCGGGCCTCAGCTTCGGCGCCTTCGCCAAGGACGTGAAGAACGGCACCTTCACCTCGCTGGTCTGTCCGACCTCGTGGGGCAACGTCAACCTGACCAAGAGCGCCTCGACCAGCGATTGCGTGGGCGCCAATGGCAAGATCTACGACATCACCGTCACCCAGAACGATCCGTCGGTGGTCAAGCTGCGCGGCTACGAGATCAACTGGCAGCAGTCGCTGGACGCCTGGCTGCCGATCGAGGGCTTCGGGATCATAGCCAACTACACCTATGTCGACCCGAAGTACTCCGCCACGGGCTTCTCCCTGCGCAATCTGTCGCGCAAGTCGGGCAACCTGACCGGCTATTGGGAGAACGACAAGTTCAGCACCCGCGTCTCGGCCAACTACCGCAGCGCCTACGAGCAGAACAGCGTCGACAGCTTCTTCGCGCGTGAAGGTCACACCATCAAGTCGGGCGTGCAGGTCGACTTCTCGGCCAGCTATAACCTGAACGACCACATGACCCTCACCGCGGCGGGCCAGAACCTCTTCAACAAGAAGGAAGAGGCCTACAAGAACACTCCCGCCCTCTGGCAGGAGACCGGCGTGTTCGGTCCCAGCTATCAGGTCAGCTTCATCTACAAGATGTAG